The Bacteroidia bacterium genomic interval TTTGTTTCTCTTCATCCCTCAAGAATCGGCATTCACTGAGAAAAGCAGAAGGAGAGTTAAAAATATCTTCTGAATCCAGGCTTAGCTCTATATTTCCAATATTGGGGGCCGAGAGATATAAGATATCTTCCTCTAAAATAAGCTGATAGAGTATCCGTAACTCAGGACTATAATAATAACCGCTGAACTCATCTAATGATATTTTTTCCGGATCAAATACATCAGCTCCTTCTACCGGCTCTATTCTTTCCATTTCCGACAATAGATCTTCTCCTCTGCTTACAATTGCTTTCTGAGCTTTGCCTTCTGCAAATTCAGAAAAGCTGATTCTGACATTTAATGCTTGTAAATGAAATTCATGTTCACTTAAAACCTTGAGGGTATGCGTACCCTGCCCGCTGGGTTCTGCCGTCAGCTTTCCCTCTTCAATCCTGAATACAACTGTTTCTTCCTGATTAAATTGAAAGCTTCCTGTATATCTCTCCAGAATTTCCTGACTCAAAATCAATTCCTCTTCTTCTCTGTCTTCCACTGGGCTTTCCTCTGGAGACTCTTCCTTCTCTATATATTCGTCCAGGAAAATGGGAGGAATGTGGCGCGAAATCACATCTACAGGATTTAAATCTCCCCAGTTTGATAAAACAATAAGGGAGAATTTTTGATCCGGGAATCGAGCAATATTTGTTTGAAAACCCGGATGGGTATAGCCAGAATGCTCAATCATCCGCAAGCCTTTATAGCTTATCAGATTTTGTCCAAAACCATAATTTATCTCTTCTCCATTATTCAACTCTGATTTCCGCTCCATTAATTGAAATACACGACTATTTCCTACTTTCTTCTTTTCGAAATTAAGCACCCATTTCACCAAATCATCTGTCGTACTATAAACGGCGCTGGAACCAATAAGGGCCATACCGTTTTCCTGCCTATAGGCAAGTTTTCCATCTTGAAAATAATAAGCAGTAGCCCGATTTTTAATTATCTCATCCGGATTATCATTCGCAAAACTGAACTCCATTTCTAATGGATCAAAAATATTTAGCTGCATCCAATCGCGATAACTTTCACCCGTAACTCTTTCCACAGCGATAGCCAAAAGGATATAGCCTGTATTCGAATAACTATGCTCCTCACCAACAGGGAAATTTAGTTCTTTTTGGAAATTCAATGCCTCTAATACCAAATCTGCAGTAGCTTGCTCTCCATATCCTTCTCCAGATTTAAATACGCCCATAGAAAATAATCCTCCTACCCCTCTCAAGCCACTTTTATGATGTAAAAGGTCTTCGATCGTTATGACTTGATCAAATATTGGGAGTTCAGGAATATGCTTTCGAATATCATCCTCCAGCTTCAATTTCCCCTCTTCGATCAGCATGGCAATAGCCATACCCGTAAATTGTTTGGCAAGTGAGGCGAGATCAAATACAGATTTTGATGAAAGGGGAATCTGGTATTCCAGATTGGCCAGGCCATAGGCCTTTTGGTAAACACATTTTCCATCCTGTACGATCGCTATGGCTAATCCGGGACTTTCTTCTCCTTTTGTTCCTTCCCAAAAACTGAAGAGCTCCTCTACTTTAGCTACTTTGGATTTGGCAGAGGCTTGAAGCTTTATAACCTCCAGTTCATAATAACCGGACTTTTTTTCTTTGGGGAAAGGAGAAATCAGAATCTTATACTCACCTGATGATTCTGCATGGATCGGAATAAATTCTCCGGCTATTCCATTATCGTCAAAAACATCTACTTCTGTACCTGAAGGGTCCTGAACTGACACAATGATATCAAACTCATAGCTCATGGATGACGCAAAGAAAAACATTCCTTCCTCCAGAGAAATCTTGTACTCATGGGTTTCACCTGGATGCAACTTTTTTTTCTCAATAAATCCCTTTCTAAGGACTTCTTGTCCCCATCCAGCCTTACAGAAAAACAGCAGGCAAAGGATCAGAAGATTTCTTAATTGAAATTTGTGCTTATTCATAGGATAGGATTATGGGTTAAAATTGGTCAATAAGAATCCTGTCACAGAATCCAGAAAAATTGAATCTGAGTATATATCTCCCTCTTCCTCATCTCCAGGAGAAAAGGGATTTTCTACATGCTTTATATGTCGAGTCTATTTCATTCCAGGCGTAATATATGGTCAGAAACATAATCAGCCCCTCCGGTGATAATTTGTCCCTGCGGAAGACTTCGGGCTGTTACATACACATCATAAATATGAGCAGATTTATAGCCGGGCTTCACCCGAATCTTTAAAACTCCATTTATTACTTTTGTCTCAATCAGCTTGATTTTATCTTCAAAAGCTTTCACTATAACGCGATCTTCCTCTCCCACTCCCATTACTACCCGGATTTTACCGTGAACATTTATTTGAGAAAAACCGCTCAAGTTTCGATTTTCTTCTACAATCCTCTTTGTCCTGCCCGAATGTTTGAGTTTACCCTTTGAAATAAGTTCCTGAATATTATGGCCTTTCTTTGTCAGATTTTTGATCTGAGAAATTGGGATGTTCCATTTTTTCAGGCTCAGTAAATCTCCCAGGCTGGGATTGAGGAATCCGGCATTTTCTATTTCTTTAAGGTACCTTTTGCTAATTCCATAATGGTGAGAAAGGATTAGTTCCTGAATCGAATAGTCTTCGAATCCCAGAGATTGAAATAATTTTATATATGAAAGCTGAACCCCATTCAGGTATAACTGGCTGACTTCTCTAAAAGAAAAACTTCCTCTTCTCAATTGACTTATGTTGTTTAAGTAGCTTTGAGATAGGCCATGATCGATGGCGAGCAGAAATTCTTCTTTCTCAAATTCCAGAAATCCCCCTTGCTGAAGTGTCAGCAGAAATTCGTTTGTTATTCCACTATCCAGAATCCTGTGATATGTCTGATCCTCAGGAGAAATCGATCTAAAAGCCTTAAATCGCCTGAGCAAATTCAAATCCAGTTCAGAGTTTACTGAAGATCTGTAATTCCCCTCAGGAATCTGTTTTGATAAAGGTTTAACTCCTGCCATTTCCCGAAGCTGAGGAGATAGAAAGGAAGGATTTTCCAAAGCAATAGCTGAAGGCTTGATTTCAAGTTTATCTTCCCCTAAATAAATCTCCTGAGGATCTATTCCTTCAATTTTTGAATTTTCAGAGCGCATCTCCAAACTCCCTCCTTCTAGCGATTCATCCATCTTCTTTCCATATCCTCTGGCAATTTTTTGAAGAGAGTCATTTGTATCTGAAAACAGTTTCCATCCCTCTTTCTCAGGAGAATTAAAGAGTAGAGAATTGGGAGAATTTTCAAACTGAAATTCCTCCGAGTTTTTAGAGGCATTCAGAAAAAAAATACTGCTAATAAGGGAAAAAAACACCAGAACATATTTCCAGGAAGAACGAACTTTTGATCGGGGCCTATTCATCATAGAAATCCGCTTCTTCAGCATAGAGCTTGAATAATTAGAAACCAATCCCATCTTTTTCTGCGGGAGAGACACACTTAAAAGGCTCAACTGATAGCTCTGTGTTTCCTGCCCCATATCAAGCACGCCCTGGTCTGTTAGGAACTCAAGATTATCTTCCAGAGAATTTCTGAGTAAATAGGCGAAGGGATTGAACCATTGAAATACAATCAATAATTCAGCAAGCATAAGGTCCAGGCTATGCTTTTGTTGTATGTGAATGGATTCATGAGAAAGAATTTGAGCATATGTCTTTTCATCATACAACTTTGGGTTTACAAAAATTATGTTCCAGAATGAGAAAGGAGCCATATCCTTAGGGAGGTAAATGATCTTATTACCTTTAACATGGTTTATTTCGCTCTTTCGAATAGTGAGCATAATTCCATATAGATGAAATAACCATCTCAAGCCGAAACCAATTAGTCCCAAATAATAGACCAGCCAAATAAGGCCTATAAACCCGGGAATCAGGCTTGAATCTTGCCCTCCTCCATCATACTCACTCTTTTGTATTTCTTTTTCTGCCAGGGTGCTTTCATTTAACTCTACTATAGACGCTTCTAGCTGAAAAATGCTCTCCTCTATTGAGGTAGAAAGATTGTGAGCTTCTGGTTCTGAATTCCAAAGCTTGATCTGCCAGTTGGGAGGGATATGAAAGATGGGAAGTAGCAGGCAAAGACAGATACCTATTAAGAGAAGGTAGCGATTCAGCCTAAAAAAGGTGAATTTTTCTAAGAGGAGTTTGAATAAAATGAAACAAACTCCTACTAGCAAAGAGACATGTAAAACATAAGGTATCATGATTCTTTGTTTTTAATCATTCTCAAGATCTCTTCCAGTTCCTCAGGAGAAATTTTTTCTTGCTTTGCGAAGTGTGCAATCATTTTAGGGTAAGAATTATCAAAATAAGTCTCCAGAACATCTCCTACGGCCGTATTCTGATAAGAATCTTTGGAAACAAGCGGGAAATAACGATGCGCCTGTCCAAATGACTCATGGTCTACAAAGCCTTTTTCCTCAAGAATTCGGATGGTTGTTGATACTGTATTGTAGTGAAGCTTGGGTTCTGGCAGGTCTTCTATAATCTCTTTTACGAATGCCTTCCCCATTTTCCACAATACCTGCATCAACTGTAATTCACGTGCCGTTAGCTTTTTCATATATCAGCTTTTCCTTAAACTACACAATAATTATGTTTACAGCAACTATTTTATTAGTTATATAAACTAAATAATTAGTTATAAGCCTTTTTACTTCAAACTTTATTATACATTTTCAGGTTTTAACTCAAATAGCAGGGCCTTTCTATATAGCTTTGGTTTTTATGAACTCTACCCAGAAAAATTCTTTATTTCTCAAGTCAGATAGCAAATCTGATGAACTCTGGCAAAACATGCAGCAGGAATTGGCCAGAGCTGTTCATGATAAAAAGCATCCTTTTCGGCTGGCCGTTTTGGGAAGTCAAAAGCAGGAAGGCATCGGATTGAGATACATAGTACTCAGGGAACTGAGCAAAGCCGGGAGTATGCTGTTTTATACAGACGCACGCAGCCCAAAAGTCGCCGAGCTCCAGCAAAAGCCTGCTTCCAGCTTACTATTTTACCATCCACAGAAAGCTCTGCAAATAAGAGTCACGGGTAAGATGTTGATTCATCAGAAGGATTCTCTCTGTAAAGAACATTGGAAGCGTATCCAGGGCATTGTACGCAGAGCCTATACCCCTCATATCCAACCGGGAACAGTCATAGAAAATCCAGAGGCAGCTCATGTATGGCCAGAAGATATGACAGATGAATATTTTGCTATTCTTGAGTTTATTCCGGATTCTTTTGATCTC includes:
- a CDS encoding serine hydrolase domain-containing protein, with translation MNKHKFQLRNLLILCLLFFCKAGWGQEVLRKGFIEKKKLHPGETHEYKISLEEGMFFFASSMSYEFDIIVSVQDPSGTEVDVFDDNGIAGEFIPIHAESSGEYKILISPFPKEKKSGYYELEVIKLQASAKSKVAKVEELFSFWEGTKGEESPGLAIAIVQDGKCVYQKAYGLANLEYQIPLSSKSVFDLASLAKQFTGMAIAMLIEEGKLKLEDDIRKHIPELPIFDQVITIEDLLHHKSGLRGVGGLFSMGVFKSGEGYGEQATADLVLEALNFQKELNFPVGEEHSYSNTGYILLAIAVERVTGESYRDWMQLNIFDPLEMEFSFANDNPDEIIKNRATAYYFQDGKLAYRQENGMALIGSSAVYSTTDDLVKWVLNFEKKKVGNSRVFQLMERKSELNNGEEINYGFGQNLISYKGLRMIEHSGYTHPGFQTNIARFPDQKFSLIVLSNWGDLNPVDVISRHIPPIFLDEYIEKEESPEESPVEDREEEELILSQEILERYTGSFQFNQEETVVFRIEEGKLTAEPSGQGTHTLKVLSEHEFHLQALNVRISFSEFAEGKAQKAIVSRGEDLLSEMERIEPVEGADVFDPEKISLDEFSGYYYSPELRILYQLILEEDILYLSAPNIGNIELSLDSEDIFNSPSAFLSECRFLRDEEKQIKGFRLSQGPRTRNVLFEKWE
- a CDS encoding M56 family metallopeptidase, whose amino-acid sequence is MIPYVLHVSLLVGVCFILFKLLLEKFTFFRLNRYLLLIGICLCLLLPIFHIPPNWQIKLWNSEPEAHNLSTSIEESIFQLEASIVELNESTLAEKEIQKSEYDGGGQDSSLIPGFIGLIWLVYYLGLIGFGLRWLFHLYGIMLTIRKSEINHVKGNKIIYLPKDMAPFSFWNIIFVNPKLYDEKTYAQILSHESIHIQQKHSLDLMLAELLIVFQWFNPFAYLLRNSLEDNLEFLTDQGVLDMGQETQSYQLSLLSVSLPQKKMGLVSNYSSSMLKKRISMMNRPRSKVRSSWKYVLVFFSLISSIFFLNASKNSEEFQFENSPNSLLFNSPEKEGWKLFSDTNDSLQKIARGYGKKMDESLEGGSLEMRSENSKIEGIDPQEIYLGEDKLEIKPSAIALENPSFLSPQLREMAGVKPLSKQIPEGNYRSSVNSELDLNLLRRFKAFRSISPEDQTYHRILDSGITNEFLLTLQQGGFLEFEKEEFLLAIDHGLSQSYLNNISQLRRGSFSFREVSQLYLNGVQLSYIKLFQSLGFEDYSIQELILSHHYGISKRYLKEIENAGFLNPSLGDLLSLKKWNIPISQIKNLTKKGHNIQELISKGKLKHSGRTKRIVEENRNLSGFSQINVHGKIRVVMGVGEEDRVIVKAFEDKIKLIETKVINGVLKIRVKPGYKSAHIYDVYVTARSLPQGQIITGGADYVSDHILRLE
- a CDS encoding BlaI/MecI/CopY family transcriptional regulator; translation: MKKLTARELQLMQVLWKMGKAFVKEIIEDLPEPKLHYNTVSTTIRILEEKGFVDHESFGQAHRYFPLVSKDSYQNTAVGDVLETYFDNSYPKMIAHFAKQEKISPEELEEILRMIKNKES
- a CDS encoding pyridoxamine 5'-phosphate oxidase family protein translates to MNSTQKNSLFLKSDSKSDELWQNMQQELARAVHDKKHPFRLAVLGSQKQEGIGLRYIVLRELSKAGSMLFYTDARSPKVAELQQKPASSLLFYHPQKALQIRVTGKMLIHQKDSLCKEHWKRIQGIVRRAYTPHIQPGTVIENPEAAHVWPEDMTDEYFAILEFIPDSFDLLQLNRLEHLRLEFRKKKEDWEVNWLAP